One genomic window of Caminibacter pacificus includes the following:
- a CDS encoding MFS transporter, translated as MIYLSLLMAIRFLGLFIVMPVLALYAMHLKGASEFSVGVALGAYALSQVFLQIQFGKLADRYDKKKILIFGLFLLFLGSLVCAFSDNIYTLIFGRLLQGAGAIGGVILAYMSDLSDENNRAKIFARMGQFIALSFAISMILGPTIGTKWGVDKLFLLTAILALISIYLVIAKVPPAPKIVHHTDSKVSLKDIFAHKELLKLFFSGFMQKGLMSVFFLLIPLVFTQTFHWEKTSLWKVYIPALVFGFFALPLGAILAEKKGKGKAVFIISALSITLALILFLIGLNTQNYLFALIAVIVFFFGFNLLEPVLQSFVSKVAYANQKATALSTSNTIQYLGIFLGGAVAGYFMKHGMLKSFLIISIIIAFLWVFALIKMKPVKKFKIVEYTEFDKDFIEELKTEKNVYDFYEKEGVLIVRYID; from the coding sequence TTGATTTATTTAAGCCTGCTTATGGCAATCAGATTTTTAGGGCTTTTTATAGTAATGCCCGTACTTGCACTTTATGCCATGCATTTAAAAGGCGCCAGTGAATTCAGTGTCGGGGTAGCGCTTGGTGCATATGCCCTCTCTCAAGTATTTTTACAAATTCAATTCGGAAAACTCGCTGATAGATACGATAAGAAAAAAATCCTTATTTTCGGACTTTTTTTACTATTTTTAGGTAGTTTGGTCTGTGCTTTTTCAGACAACATCTATACACTTATTTTCGGTCGTCTACTCCAAGGTGCCGGAGCTATCGGAGGAGTGATTTTGGCTTACATGTCGGATTTGAGCGACGAAAACAACAGAGCTAAAATTTTTGCGAGAATGGGACAATTTATCGCTTTAAGTTTTGCGATTTCTATGATTTTAGGACCTACAATCGGAACTAAATGGGGAGTTGACAAACTCTTTTTATTAACGGCTATACTTGCTTTGATTTCTATATATTTGGTAATTGCAAAAGTACCTCCAGCTCCTAAAATCGTGCACCATACCGATTCGAAAGTTTCTCTAAAAGATATTTTCGCTCACAAAGAGTTATTAAAACTATTTTTCAGCGGTTTTATGCAAAAAGGCCTTATGAGCGTATTTTTCTTACTGATTCCTCTTGTATTCACCCAAACTTTTCATTGGGAAAAAACCTCACTTTGGAAAGTATATATCCCAGCTTTGGTATTCGGATTTTTCGCACTTCCTTTAGGTGCGATATTGGCCGAAAAAAAAGGAAAAGGAAAAGCCGTATTTATTATAAGCGCTCTTAGTATCACCTTAGCTTTAATACTTTTCTTAATAGGTCTAAACACTCAAAACTATCTTTTTGCACTTATCGCAGTTATAGTATTTTTCTTCGGATTCAACCTGCTTGAGCCGGTACTTCAAAGTTTCGTTAGTAAAGTCGCGTACGCAAACCAAAAAGCCACCGCTCTTTCAACTTCCAACACCATTCAATATTTAGGAATTTTCTTAGGCGGTGCGGTAGCGGGATATTTTATGAAACACGGTATGCTAAAAAGCTTTTTGATTATCTCAATCATCATCGCTTTTTTGTGGGTATTCGCTCTTATAAAAATGAAACCTGTAAAAAAATTCAAAATCGTCGAATATACCGAATTTGACAAAGATTTTATCGAAGAGTTGAAAACCGAAAAAAACGTATATGATTTTTATGAAAAAGAAGGCGTTTTAATAGTCAGATACATCGACTAA